A window of Ananas comosus cultivar F153 linkage group 4, ASM154086v1, whole genome shotgun sequence contains these coding sequences:
- the LOC109708471 gene encoding aldose 1-epimerase-like: protein MFSNHSICPQVIIPILISPLPNDTTYFGALVGCVANRIARGRFVLNGKPYRLFINNGNNSLHGGHRGFSKVIWTVKEKVDGDYPYITLYYHSFDGEQGFLGDLDVYVTYKISGPYELSGHMNATAVYKATPVNLAQHTYWNLGGDNSGAILSNTVQIFASHITPVDESLIPTGQWKLGWK, encoded by the exons GTTCAGCAACCATTCGATATGCCCTCAAGTTATTATACCCATTCTTATCAGCCCACTGCCG AATGATACTACTTATTTTGGGGCATTGGTGGGGTGTGTTGCAAATAGAATTGCTCGTGGGCGTTTCGTGTTAAATGGAAAACCCTATCGATTATTTATTAACAATGGAAACAACTCACTCCATG GTGGTCACAGAGGGTTTAGTAAGGTAATTTGGACCGTGAAGGAGAAAGTGGATGGTGATTACCCTTACATCACATTGTATTACCATAGTTTTGATGGGGAACAAG GTTTTCTTGGTGATCTCGACGTTTATGTCACCTACAAGATCTCGGGCCCGTATGAGCTAAGCGGCCACATGAATGCCACCGCCGTCTACAAGGCGACGCCGGTCAACCTGGCGCAGCACACCTACTGGAACCTCGGCGGTGACAACAGTGGCGCCATCCTCTCCAACACGGTCCAAATCTTCGCGTCTCACATCACCCCCGTCGATGAATCCCTCATCCCAACAGGCCAATGGAAGCTCGGGTGGAAATGA